Part of the Sinorhizobium terangae genome is shown below.
CCTGGGGCGCCAGGGAGCGGTCTTCTTCGGAGATCCCGCGGTCTTCAGCCAGGCCCCTGTCGAGATGAGCGTATCCCTCCCCGGAGGTTCTTGGAGCATCGCGGCAATCCCCAAGGGCGGCTGGCCGGCGACGCCCGCCAACGCCTGGCAGATCCGCCTCCTGATCGTGATCGGCGGCTTGATGATCGTCGTGCCCATGCTCTTCACGGGCCGGCTCATGGCCGAACGTCAGAGGAACATTCGCGCGCTGAAGCAAAGCAAGGATCGGCTTCAGGAACTTTCCCATCGGCTGAAGATCGCGCTCGACACTTCGGAGATCGGCATCTGGGAACTCGATATCGAGAGCGGGAAGTTGCTGTGGGACAGCCGGATGAAGGAGCTCTACGGCATCGGGAATTCGATGCGCGAAATTTACGACGACTGGAAGGATACGCTGCACCCGGACGACTTGGCGCGCGCCGAGGAGGAATTTGCCGAAGCGCTTGCCACCGGCGGCGCCTACAATTCCGAGTTCCGCATATGCCTCGCCGACGGCGAGGTCCGTCATATCCGGGCGATCGGCTCTACCTATGCCGGCGCGGACGGGCGCAGGAAGATCGTCGGCGTCAACTGGGACGTGACGGCCGATTTCGAAACGAGGGCCACGCTTTCGGAGGCCAAGCGCCTCGCCGAGGCCCATAGCACCGAACTGGAAGCCGCGCGCCATCGCATGGAGTTCAATGCGCTGCACGACCCGCTCACCGGTCTGCCGAACCGCCGCTTCCTCGATCAGATCCTCGCCGACCGAAGCCAGCATTTCGATGACCGAGCGAAGCTCAGCATCTTTCACATGGATCTCGACCGCTTCAAGCAGATCAACGACACGCTCGGCCATGCTGCCGGCGACGAAATCCTGAGGCATGCGGCTGAACTGTTGCGCCGGAATGCGCGCGAAGGTGACTTCGTCGCCCGCATCGGCGGCGACGAATTCGTAATCATCCGACAGAGCCATGGCCGCGACGAGGACGCCGCGCTTGCGTCACGTGTCGTCGAAGCGATGAGCGTGCCGGTCCGCTACAAGGATCAGGAATGCCGGATCGGCGTCAGCATCGGTATTGCCGCCCAGTCGCTCGCGGGAGACGAGCTTTCTCAGATTCTGGTCAACGCCGACATCGCGCTTTATGAGGCCAAGCGCCGCGGGCGCAACAGGCACGAGACCTTCACGGGCGCACTTAAGACGGCGGTGTTCCAGACGAAGCAGACCGCCGACGAAATTCTTCGCGGTCTCGAGCGCAATGAATTCATCGCCTATTTCCAACCGCAATTCTGCCCAGCCTCCCTCGACGTCATCGGCGTCGAAGCGCTGGTGCGGTGGGACCACCCGACCAAGGGGCTGCTCGGCCCGCACGCCTTCCTCAGGACGGCGGAAGATATCAACGTCGTCGCCTCGATCGACCAGAAGGTCCTGGAACAGGCGCTGTTTCAGATCTGGAGGTGGGAAGCAAACGGAATCCATATCCCGAAGGTCTCGGTCAATCTCTCCTATCCTCGGCTGCGCGACGACAGCCTGATCCAGCGCCTCAAGCAGTTGCGGATACCGGCAGGGCGGCTTTCCTTCGAACTGCTCGAATCGATCTCCTTCGACGAAAACGACGTGACGGTGCTTTCGAATATCGAGCGCATCAAGGAACTGGGCATCGAGATCGAAATCGACGATTTCGGGACCGGCTACGCCTCCATTCTCAGCCTTACGAAACTGACGCCGCGCCGGCTGAAGATCGATCGTCAGCTGATCCTGCCGATCCTGACCTCGCCCGCGCAGCGGCGGCTCGTCGAATCGATCATCGACATCGGCACCTCGCTCGGCATCGAGGTGATCGCCGAGGGCGTCGAGACGCTGGAGCATGCCCGCATCCTCAAGGAGTTGGGCTGCCACGGTCTGCAGGGTTATGCCTTCGCCCGACCGATGAATGCCAACGATCTCGCGACCTTCGTTTTCGAACGCCGTTGGCAGGCCGCGTAGCACCTGAGACAAGTTATCCAACCGTAGCGTTTTTCTTCCTGAACGACTTGGCAGTCGGCCGGAAAAAAGTCATAAAAACACATGCCTTTGCCGCTTCGCGGATTGTCCGGGCATCGTTTGCGGTGGTCGCTTTTGAGCGCCACTTCCGGGACCCCCGGTCCCACTCTCCAGCATACCCAACGAGGGGAACGGAACGATAGAATACGCGGGGAAATTGCTGCCTGTTTTCATTCTCGCGCCTTTTGCGGGAAGCCTCATCGCAATCTTCTTTCCGTCCGATCAACGCGGTGCCACGGCCTGGTTCGCCGGTGCGATCGCCCTTGTCTGCTTTCTGATGACCGCGGGCCTATATCCCTTCGTCGCTTCGGGCGGGGTGCTGCACTATCGGCTCGACTGGATCCCTGAACTCGGGCTCAACTTCACGCTGCGGATGGACGGTTTCGCCTGGCTGTTTTCGGCGCTGATCACGGCGATCGGCGTTCTCGTCGTCCTTTATGCCCGCTATTACATGGCTGCCGAGGACCCGGTCCCGCGCTTCTTCGCGCTGTTCCTCGCCTTCATGGCATCGATGCTCGGCGTCGTGCTTTCCGGCAACCTCATCCTGCTTGCAGTATTCTGGGAATTGACGAGCATCGTCTCCTTCCTGCTCATCGGCTACTGGCACCACAATGCCCACGCCCGCGACGGCGCACGCATAGCGCTGACTATGACCGGCATGGGTGGCCTTTGCATGCTGGTCGGATTGCTGATCATGGGCCGGATCGTCGGGAGCTACGACCTCGATGTCGTGCTCGCCTCGGGCGATACGATCCGCAACCACCCGCTTTACCTGACCGTCCTCGTTCTTCTGCTGCTTGGCGCGCTCACGAAGAGCGCGCAGTTTCCCTTTCATTTCTGGCTGCCGCACGCGATGGCTGCGCCGACGCCGGTCTCGGCCTATCTGCATTCGGCAACCATGGTGAAGGCCGGCGTCTTCCTGCTCGCGCGGCTCTGGCCGGTGATGGCCGGCACAGAGGCCTGGTTCTGGATCGTGGGGCTGGCCGGTCTCACGACCCTCTTGCTCGGCGCCTATTTCGCGATCTTCCAGCAGGATCTGAAGGGGCTCCTCGCCTATTCGACGATCAGTCATCTGGGGCTCATCACCGTGCTCTTGAGCCTCGGCAGCCCGCTCGCGGCCGTCGCCGCGGTCTTCCACATCGTAAACCACGCCACCTTCAAGGCGTCGCTGTTCATGGCGGCCGGCATCATCGACCACGAAACCGGCACGCGCGACATGCGAAGGCTGAGCGGTCTCTTCCACTACATGCCGATCACCGCCACGCTTGCCATGGTGGCGAGCGCGGCAATGGCCGGCGTACCGCTGCTCAACGGCTTTCTTTCCAAGGAGATGTTCTTCGCCGAGGCGATCGAGACGCACCTCATCAACACACTCGATACGGTAACACCCTATGTCGCGACGATCGCGAGCATGTTTGCCGTCACCTATTCCCTCCGCTTCATTCATGGCGTCTTCTACGGTCCCCTGCCGAAGGACCTACCCAAGAAACCGCACGAGCCGCCGCGCTGGATGCGCGCGCCCGTGGACTTCCTCGTGCTTGCCTGCCTCGTCGTCGGCATCATTCCCGCCCAGACGATTGGTCCGTTTCTGCATACGGCCGTCGTTTCGATCCTCGGCGATCGCACGCCGCAGTATAGCCTTGCTGTCTGGCACGGCTTGAACGTCCCGCTGATCATGAGCTTCGTGGCGCTTTCGGGCGGGGTCGGCCTCTATTTCCTGATGCGCTCCTACCTTGCGACCAGCGTCGAGGGGCCG
Proteins encoded:
- a CDS encoding bifunctional diguanylate cyclase/phosphodiesterase produces the protein MTDKRAVNLRESWFSKVLTPTYLPTFIATFVVVIAGFLADNQNLVISEARERAQVADELNPIRSRIESSINGNIQLVRGLIGTIATEPDMRQERFGKLARSIFTERSQLRHVAAAPDLVVSMIYPTAGNEGVIGLDYRKNESQRAAVMRVRETGQMVLAGPVDLVQGGKGLIGRFPVSTDFGGGSNRFWGVVSAVIDIDRLYRDSGLVSSTLGIDIAIAGRDGLGRQGAVFFGDPAVFSQAPVEMSVSLPGGSWSIAAIPKGGWPATPANAWQIRLLIVIGGLMIVVPMLFTGRLMAERQRNIRALKQSKDRLQELSHRLKIALDTSEIGIWELDIESGKLLWDSRMKELYGIGNSMREIYDDWKDTLHPDDLARAEEEFAEALATGGAYNSEFRICLADGEVRHIRAIGSTYAGADGRRKIVGVNWDVTADFETRATLSEAKRLAEAHSTELEAARHRMEFNALHDPLTGLPNRRFLDQILADRSQHFDDRAKLSIFHMDLDRFKQINDTLGHAAGDEILRHAAELLRRNAREGDFVARIGGDEFVIIRQSHGRDEDAALASRVVEAMSVPVRYKDQECRIGVSIGIAAQSLAGDELSQILVNADIALYEAKRRGRNRHETFTGALKTAVFQTKQTADEILRGLERNEFIAYFQPQFCPASLDVIGVEALVRWDHPTKGLLGPHAFLRTAEDINVVASIDQKVLEQALFQIWRWEANGIHIPKVSVNLSYPRLRDDSLIQRLKQLRIPAGRLSFELLESISFDENDVTVLSNIERIKELGIEIEIDDFGTGYASILSLTKLTPRRLKIDRQLILPILTSPAQRRLVESIIDIGTSLGIEVIAEGVETLEHARILKELGCHGLQGYAFARPMNANDLATFVFERRWQAA
- a CDS encoding monovalent cation/H+ antiporter subunit A; this encodes MEYAGKLLPVFILAPFAGSLIAIFFPSDQRGATAWFAGAIALVCFLMTAGLYPFVASGGVLHYRLDWIPELGLNFTLRMDGFAWLFSALITAIGVLVVLYARYYMAAEDPVPRFFALFLAFMASMLGVVLSGNLILLAVFWELTSIVSFLLIGYWHHNAHARDGARIALTMTGMGGLCMLVGLLIMGRIVGSYDLDVVLASGDTIRNHPLYLTVLVLLLLGALTKSAQFPFHFWLPHAMAAPTPVSAYLHSATMVKAGVFLLARLWPVMAGTEAWFWIVGLAGLTTLLLGAYFAIFQQDLKGLLAYSTISHLGLITVLLSLGSPLAAVAAVFHIVNHATFKASLFMAAGIIDHETGTRDMRRLSGLFHYMPITATLAMVASAAMAGVPLLNGFLSKEMFFAEAIETHLINTLDTVTPYVATIASMFAVTYSLRFIHGVFYGPLPKDLPKKPHEPPRWMRAPVDFLVLACLVVGIIPAQTIGPFLHTAVVSILGDRTPQYSLAVWHGLNVPLIMSFVALSGGVGLYFLMRSYLATSVEGPPVFRLLQGQRIFERVLVTLSWKWARSLEQSLGTRRLQPQMGFVVVLALVAGASPLVLGGFKLPPLVIHGIDPAFAVLWVIGIACAVGSAYQAKFHRLASLVLLGGAGLVTCITFVWLSAPDLAVTQLLVEIVTTVLILLGLRWLPKRIKQPEDTEDLPFRIRLRRLRDFILAILAGGGMMLIAYTVMTRPLPNTIASYFLERAYTEGGGTNVVNVILVDFRGFDTLGEIAVLCIVALTVFALLLRFRPQADSLEAPEQQRVQNAFDDDHPDRAAGDSVAEYLFVPSVIMRWMFPITGLLAAYFFLRGHDLPGGGFAAGIAMSIGFILQYMSGGTRWVEERLRIHPLRWMSIGLLVAVATGAGSWLFGYPFLTSHAQYATLPIVGKFPLASAILFDLGVFSLVLGATVLILIALAHQSVRAPRAHMRAARAEKEGVR